In Oreochromis aureus strain Israel breed Guangdong linkage group 6, ZZ_aureus, whole genome shotgun sequence, the genomic window CTTGGacagcccagcgcgtgctcccgacgcaaGGGGAACAAATTGGCATAACCATTTTGTTCTTAGCAGCCAATCAGCATTAACCTGCCTTCTGGTCATCCGCGTTCAGCGACGTGCAGTTGACCTTTAAAATTCCACAGTGTTTCCACAGTGTGTTTACAGTTTGTGAATCCACCCTGTCTGTTCACTGACCGAgcggaaaaataaaaataaaataaagaaaattaaagaaaaattatAAACACCATAAATTTACGTTTTTAGCGACCATTTCCGCTTTTTGTGAGCTTCCTCGGGGCATGTAAGCCGACTTTGTcttaaaaagaagaactttTCTTTATTCCAGAATCTGGTGATGCGTTTTCATATTAACAGCGATCAGTGCTCACCTGTTTTTGTCCCCAGCGTTCGGCATTAAATCGGAGCACGAAGTAAAGCGTGGATGGAGCGTTTATTCAGCACGGGGATACAAACTGACGTAGGTTGTGTTGTTCCTTGATTTCCATCCGCTTGTTTGTGAAAAGCGCTCTTCtatttctcttttcatttgAATTTAGATAAACTCCAGAGAGTTCCTACAACGGGTGACCACAGGGAGACCAAACAGGTAAACTCCACACCCTGAGTCTGAGCACCGCCCAAAGCAATCACTTCCTTACTTGCAATGAAATCTTTACTCTAGAATTCTCAAACTTTaatgagctgtgggccactgctggcactgtcatctcattAGAGGGGCACTTTAGTGTTCAACtagtacaaaaaacaacaacaaaataaaacgagAAAACACCGAAAAATATTTCcaaatgtagtgttttgttttgttgttttaaaaaagacaaaacaaaacaaaaaaaaaatattgcataacAAGACAAAACTAGAAACGTGAacgcaagattttttttttctcttaactgaagcctttctttgaacttcaaaataaacgAATTGTTGCTCTCATTCTGGTCAGACACGTGGGAGCACCTCTGCTATAATTTTGTtcgtattaaaaaaataaaaatgcagacataagtgtacaCTTTCGTTTTTGACTGCTAGTAAAAATTTTCTTTACGAGTAACTCTCTCGTGGAATtaacacagccaatccctcaACATGTCCTCTCTGCTCATATTGCCTTAACCTCCTagtgcaggggtcggcaacctgcggctccggagccgcatgcggctctttagtccttaaagtgcggctccgcgtggtttgggcaaataaattagaagtatttagctgaagtgtattttatttatgttagttctttttaacttgtagttctaaattggaagattattgtgatattgaaatataaaaataaaattatattctattattttttcatcgctcaaaataagagtcacactcgctaAGCCGGTATTCCGCTTGAAAATGcggtgcatttatcgagactttcaaccccaggtaggccaattatggatcttcggatccacattatgtcggcagctgttctccaccgtgaactatgttaaagacaaacaccgttcacgcctgacagatgacagcttacagtcctgcgtaaactgactttgtatagccccgatttgcggactctgtgcgcagaggttcaggagcagaagtcccattgtaaatatatcacggcagacccgagcatgcttttgagcatctctttattgagcacttttcacacacggttgctgtacgcatacagccggctgtagcttttcagctcacagcccgacatacaccaccaacaacacaacagcacagatagcacagacgttaaggcggcgaggcgtgattgcgggtgtcgctcaggtgcgtccgcctcccctgcagcggcgctgcaaaccacgcccgccGCGCGCGATTAACCagataaaatacatatttaggcagaattttgcaaatatctatttttcatttttcagcagcatagtgctttttccaattatttttaagagtcaggtcaaggctccaacagcccaaaggcgatataagggtggcgactgacaacagtttttgtttgctacatggatcattttagttcaggttggtgtctttccttttgttatatttctttaagagttcaaaatgtgttgattacataaatataatttaattttctctgtagcacttcatggatttcataagcagcacaccttagttgttcacacaaagcataaaggtaaaaaacaatatatacagtgttatcttcattttagatgtcaaaaagtatttgcggctcccagtgttgggcaagttactttgaaaaagtgattcaattatagttactagttacttcttcaaaaaagtaactgagttagtaactgagttacaatattctaaaagtaattaattacttggaaaagtaactattgcgttactttaaaaaaaaaacaaagaacgtttaaccctctggggtccagggtataattggccttttttttactactcttgattttctctccacattttacctataaaaactatttactttgccttgtttggtatcatcctttttagcacaacctcgcgtgcctgaatttacagttatgttctcattttgtcatactgtataaccagaattgatctaaaatcagacaaaaaccataaaatcagagtagaaaaagttatatttttactgtagcaaccacaaacatgtttaatgaatcatatttcataacttcaaatgcaaatattaattgtcaattttaaaatcctatgcacaagttttgcaaacaacaaatttatttgcatccatttaccttttaccccttttttaaataaccatttcaaactatttacagaacaatcagctgttcttcaataagatgccacacaaattatttgtgccactccaaaaaaataatttctgtccgctacaaaggagaacatcacagcctgatacctgcaggtctgacagcagcaggtgtatcactcctgtttctacctggagacagcagtcgcctcattgttctgacacacaacacagaactatccacaacactacacactaactacacaagacaacacactaactacacactccaaacacgctaaacgtcacaaatctcacatctcaaaactcactctctcttttcctgctctctctctctctctctctctcgccgtcactcctaaaacttcccctgttttgttttttttctcataagcagagagtgcttgctagcgctaacgtggcgaaactattgaggaaaaaacgccgcatatatattgtttatcatgactctggttttacgtggcctatcaacacaatttaaaaactggcaccttgttgctttgtctttaagtggtcatgtgattgacttaccgcaactactttattcttcctcagtcaaacagcagcactcatgcgattgttttgccccctgagctccaggtgttgtgctagacagcgatcgtgattgccgtccgcgggagcgcgcagctgcttaaagctgtagcgtccagattacttacagctacttccatgcagctgatataagatgtggtaagctgaacacagcttcaaccttctgtttgttgaaaaatagtaacggaccgcgtttccttgttagtaactgtaacgccgttgtaacgataggaatagtaattagttagattactcgttactgaaaaagtaacgccgttaccgggtccaaatggctctttgggtgtaaaaggttgcagacccctgcttTAGAACATCACTGGTATCCTGTGGTTGAGGTCACACATTTAGAAGTTTGTTaaaaatatactgctgtgttCGTTGAAACAATGTTTTACCATTATTGTTGTCTTCTTCAAAAGGGTGAATGCTTGTATATAGCTCTTGCAAATCGCTGTCATTTAATGGGACAAACCTACTTTGAGAGTTTGACAAGGAGGGTATGGAGACCTCTGCTGTAGAAAGTACagcgattcagagatggtctttccctcttcacgaggagggggcctaagggtacatctttcgccatcttacaacgctgtgattgcagccattccccaactctctgtgaatggtacataacaccaaagaaaaaacaaaaaccagtcAGCTAAATGATATGTGTAAGAAGGCCTACCGAGCAGTACGGTATCCCAGTGGAGACGGCAGGTCTACTTGGTCCAGGTGCATTGCTGGATTcctaaagaaacatttacatcaAGAACGACTGTTAcctaccaaataaataaatagagttGTATGATGTTCGATCTCTGTCTGCTGCCTACCAAATGAAATAATTGAGGACTTGCTAAGTAATTTAGCTTTGCTAGTTTTGCTAACACTGCTATCAACCCGTCCAAAATGCTATACAATGAACTTACCAAGTGCTGCAGCGTTTGTGAGGTTGAGGGTGCACTACCGCTGAATCGTTGGATGGCCGACAAAACAGCTCTTCCAATGTTTTCAGCTAAATCGCTGGACATGCTGGTAGGGAACAGGTGAAGCAGCTCATGGCAGTCAAAAGTGACCATGAGAGGAGCGCAGACACACAACCTGAACACGACCAGCACACTTTAGCGCGGGAGGTTTTcttgaagcttttattttggtatttccTTTGACCCGTAcaataaatttgcatattagctaaatatttagtttcccgtaacatttagatttaacatttaacatttagatttatatataatatttacatttaacatttagatttatacatttaacatttaacatttacatttagatataatatttagatttaacatttagcatttagatttaacatttaacatttagatttaacatttaaaattttgttttaaatataaaaagttacaaatattttactaaatgttttaaaaaatgacttgaaaaaacatgtttttgtaagatttagagctaaatgtggaaaaatgttgccgttAATTTCGGCATGTTTCAGTTTACAAACGGCGCCCCATACTGCATAGACAGAAAATGCTGATCTATAACTCTGCTGTAAAATTTAGATCAGAAGTGTTTAATGTATGGTGGCTATGTAGAAACACATTCTCAGACTGACTTTGAAAGGCACTAATATCAAAGTTAGATGCTTTGTTGTATTGATTTATCCACAGGCTCAGTCATATTCACTGTCCCTGATGGCAAACATCTAGAGATTGAACAATACAATGGCACAAAGGAGTGCGTGTGTACCTTAATCCCTAAAAATACTGATGATAATGCTTCTTTTACAGAAACAGTGACTAAATTGGAAAACATTGAAGGATGGATTTTATGATGAGGTTTGATAAACATGTCTCACACTGAATGACTTCTTTATCTTAACAGTTTCTGATGAATGAACAAATTAACTAAACTGTTAAAGCTCTCGCTTTTTGCAGGTGAACCCTCTCTGAGTATGCAATGCTGTTGACGCTGGATGGTGTTGAACTGAAAATTTTCTTCTGGTAATTTTCTTTATGATTTTATAAAATAATCAAAGTGTGGGATGTAATAGAAAATttctattattctcatttaaagtatttaagtgcTTATGCATATGCTTACTTTTGACACTGTAATAGACTGTTCAGTGGATGTttctaaggctacgtccacactagcccggatagatttgaaaacggcgttttcatctgaaaacgctctgcatccacactagcgttttcagtcgttttcacagagttgtgcgtccacattgaaacgatcgaaaacgcttacgttccagtcctgTAGCTGAGACTAAATTCCTGTTTTTGGCGTCAGACGAAGGTGTGTCTTACTTGTATATTTCTGCAgcgttttcatgttttttgcaTATCAAGTGCCTTTCAAGGAAGTCATGTGTCATCTACTTATCTAATAAAGCAGCAGCACATTGGCAAAAACATCCTTTTAATCCTATCAGGGACTGATTGTTATTGAAAGGAATTACGTGCGTTTTTTAACTTAtgatatttttagtattttatttgtgttttgaaGGAAGCTTACATCATGAATTTAAAGCAGTGGGGTTGAAAAATATGCAGCACGTTAAACATACGTGTGGCTTAAATTTTATTGAGTCAAAGTCTTCCATCTTGTGGAACTATGACCAACTGCAGAATTCACAGTACTGGCCtttcttccccccccccccccttttacAGTCATGGTACATTTCGTATATTGCATTACATCAGGATGATACATGCACCATAGTTTAGTTTAGATCAGTTTAGTTTGACATAGTTCATGTAAAGTACTTGTCTCTAAGAAACACACCACAGCTTTTATATCTTAAACTGGTTTataatgcaaacaaacaaatgaaaaaaaagaagaaaaaaaaaagcaagcaaacaaatgaaaagaaaaaggagtcaACAACATACACAATCTATAGTAAATatacacattaaaacaaaaaataacaaaacagcaCAGGGTTACTACAATATACTAAAGTAGTAGACTACAGTATAACAAAATACCATAGCAAAACAGTAAATTGTTTATGGCTCAGTGACTGGTTACATCGTTTCTGTTTTAATTCTAAAAGGATTCAAATCAGGCTCCAGATTAAGTTCTAAAAGCCCAGaatttcaaatgttaataacCTGGTGAGAGAGATTACCGTTCAATGGAGGCACCTTGCAATTTCCAACTGATTTGTTGTACTCATTTGTTTACAGCACTTTGTTTATAGAAACTTCATTAGAAAATACACATCATTAACAATTATGGATTGTGGTCTTTTGGATGTTTAGCTATTGTTAAAGCAACTGCACAGTGATGGAATCTTATCATCTCAACAGTTGCAAGTTCTACAGCAAATATCATACGATACCATAACAACAAATATAAAGACAAACACAGGGTGGAGGGTAAAAAgtgcagaaacacaaaagagCTGGAAAAGTTAAATACAAGAGGACATAAAAGTAAATTAAACATTTCACACATGAGCTAAGGACAAAGGAGGCCTGACTGATTCCAATAAAAAGTTGATAACAGTATAATTTAATCTCTTGCAAATTCAGCAATATGTCAATATCACCAAACACAAAGTTCTAACTTATAATTACACTCTTAACACTAATGTTGTAATGTTCAACTTTTTTAGAGAAAAATTATTCTGTTAACTTGGCCTAATGATCAGATTTGGCAAGATGTAACAAAGGTCTCTCCATTTTGCCACATAATAAATatgcaatattttattttttgttttcaccaTCGGCCAGATTCAGGTTCCCACTCTTTTGGGAAAACCTTCAGCACTGAACTCCCCGTTTGATCCTCTCCCAGTAGCCATTCATCTGAAACATGCTTGTTGTAGTAGAAGCGATCAACTTTGAAAGACTGCAGCTGCTCAGAGAATGGCTGGGCTTGACAAGAAACATTGTTTCTTCAGGAGGGTCAGTAGGAGATACGCCCAGGCGTTTCAGACACATGCCAAGGTAAGCATCTTCAATGTAGATCGGTTTGATCTGAGGTGACACTTCCAAGATCTTCCCAGGAAGGTCTAGTGACATGACGTAGGCAAAGCCGAGCGGATACGGGGGGTACTCTGATTCAGCAATCACAGATCGAGGCATGTAGAACTTTATAAATGGGTTCCTTAAAACGGGACTATGCCACCAAACCAGCCCAGTCATATAGTTTTGTTTAGCTGTGCTAGGATCCACCAACAGTTTCACCAGATTCGGGACATTGAGTAGCACATCAGAGTCGATCTTCATGACAAAGGAAGCCTTAGTACAGTGTGCAGCCAGCCACTCCAGCATGACCATAGTCTTGATAGTCAGATTATAGTAGCTGTCCTGAAAGTTGCTCTGAATCAGGTCATGGTATTGCTGATTCTCCTGCTGTAGCTTCTCTTGCTGATGTTCAGCATCACTTCCACCAGGGAGGCCCACTATGAAGACAGTCTCTACCCGCTGACCCAGAACCAGCTTCTCATTTCCCCACGTCTGTCGGATGGCATTCCGAGTTGCCACATTACCGGGTGCAACAGGAACCATCAGAATAAGGAAAGGAGTTGTGGTCCTACATGTGGGCGTGTCATCCATGATGAATTTGTAGTTTCGTGGGTAGGCCACATGATATGGTCCTGGATCCTCCCAACGTGGCTCTGCTGATGCTGCTTGATAAGGAATGTTCCTATCCAGTAACACTTTCTTGGAATTCAGATTGAAAAGGATGAAAATCACTGCTGCTGCAATGCAAATGAAGATGCCTTTTAGGTGCCTCTTCTTGTTGTCCATGAAAACTACAAAGAAAGGAAACATATTTTATCACAAGAACTGTACAGCACGTATTCTGATAACACAGCAATAcacaaattaataaataacaGAATTAAAGTCATAAGGCTTCCAGCTTTGTAGCCCTCAGAAtctcatttctgcttttttcagTGGATGGGGTTCTGCTGGCTTCATCGGGTGGTAGCCTTCAGCTTGCACTGGAGGGGTTCCCAGCTGAGTGTGAATGACAATCAGCACTTCCACATCTGAAGACATGGTCCTGAGTAGGAAAAGGCCAGactgcccactccgggtcacgGATGAGACACTGCCCGggagtggaggagtttaagtatcactgggtcttgttcacaagtgaaGGAAGTGGGAGACTGACAAACATTTTGGTGCCACAGCCACAGCAATGCGGATGTTGCACCCATTTGGCATGACGCGGCCGCGCATAGAAGTGAAGCTGTTGATTTACCGGTCGATGCACGCCCCTACTCTCAATGTAATAAAGGAGctctgcatgattcacagttcaaataaTTGTTTCGTATTAGGCCTTAGTGTGGTCACCCAATTAATCTACTATCTTATCTGAAATATGTTGTTTCCATTGCTCTCAAGGACACGCTTGCCTTTCTGAGTGGCTGGCCCTTGAAAAGCTCATGTTTAAACAGCAGTCGGGTGGAACTGCTGTGCAGCTCTGTCAGCAAATATTGAAAATATCCTCTCATTTACCCATCCAAAATCCCCCTATCAAAAGACCTTTAAACACCGGATGCGTAAAATTTGTGTGAATATttcttgcattaaaaaaataatttttggtGAGCCCAAAATAAGCCATTCACACAGAACAATGTTGTGGCAATTATCTTTTTTTGGACACAAATAAACAGCTTTAACCTAATCAGACCACTGCACTTGGCAACAAGTGTGCTCATCGTGTTGAATATACAATTTggaaatgacaaaataatactattttaactcagacacacagctagaCGCGGTTCTGGGTCAATCGGCTCACTGAACCTATTTCTTTGCCTCCTCAGATAAAATTCTCATGGTTTGATGGTGCCCTCTGGTGAGCACTGGATGTAGCCAGAATCTCTGTTTCTTCCTTTGCTTGTTCAGAAACATCTTGACCAGCTCATCATCACTTGATGTCAACTTCATGTAtttcactgtttcttttttgaGAACAAATTTTTCACAAAACCACAACACTTTCAGTGCATCTCTATGTTACAGGACAAGGTCACATTCGAAAAAAATGTTGCAACATACTCGGTACATAATGGCCTTTAGTCTCAGAAAGCTTTGGCTATTTCTAACAACCCTCTATCCTTGCCATTCATTTGTGAAGTCAAATATCTTAATAGTCAATATAGAAGCAGCATCCAGAGTACACTGTTAAAGATTCTATATTTTAGGTTCAGTGAAATGTTTTACATAGGCTACTGAACCTGTTAACTTACCTTGTTTTATGCTGGAGCGGATGTAGAACGAA contains:
- the LOC116331430 gene encoding beta-1,3-galactosyltransferase 2-like, coding for MDNKKRHLKGIFICIAAAVIFILFNLNSKKVLLDRNIPYQAASAEPRWEDPGPYHVAYPRNYKFIMDDTPTCRTTTPFLILMVPVAPGNVATRNAIRQTWGNEKLVLGQRVETVFIVGLPGGSDAEHQQEKLQQENQQYHDLIQSNFQDSYYNLTIKTMVMLEWLAAHCTKASFVMKIDSDVLLNVPNLVKLLVDPSTAKQNYMTGLVWWHSPVLRNPFIKFYMPRSVIAESEYPPYPLGFAYVMSLDLPGKILEVSPQIKPIYIEDAYLGMCLKRLGVSPTDPPEETMFLVKPSHSLSSCSLSKLIASTTTSMFQMNGYWERIKRGVQC